From Pelmatolapia mariae isolate MD_Pm_ZW linkage group LG1, Pm_UMD_F_2, whole genome shotgun sequence, one genomic window encodes:
- the slc39a1 gene encoding zinc transporter ZIP1, producing MEYLFQVKIVALIGLLLLTLLFGFIPARIKWFRETDGTDIHRTVLSLISCFAGGVFLAACLLDIIPDYLSDIGTVLDAREVETPFPLPEFIIAAGFFMVLILEKIVQSFREMRGAREERAPLLHDHGHGHGLATARDLESSGHHVHVDLQAHSSFRSFMLFLSLSLHSVFEGLAIGLQSTDSKVLEICIAILVHKSIIVFSLSVKLVQSTVHPLWVAAYIAVFALMSPLGIAIGIGVMEAQLTAGPLIQAVLEGLAAGTFVYITFLEILPHELNSPGNQLLKVMFILFGFTIMAGLTFLG from the exons ATGGAGTATCTGTTCCAGGTGAAAATCGTCGCTCTGATCGGGTTGTTGCTCCTAACTCTTCTTTTTGGATTTATCCCCGCTCGGATCAAATGGTTCAGAGAGACAGATGGGACAG ATATTCATCGCACGGTTCTCAGTTTGATCAGCTGCTTCGCTGGTGGGGTTTTCCTGGCAGCATGTCTGCTCGACATCATTCCGGATTATCTGTCAGACATTGGCACAGTGCTGGATGCTCGGGAGGTGGAG ACCCCCTTTCCCCTTCCAGAGTTCATCATAGCTGCTGGCTTCTTCATGGTCCTTATACTGGAGAAGATTGTCCAGAGCTTCCGGGAGATGAGAGGGGCTCGTGAAGAGAGGGCCCCCCTTTTACATGACCATGGGCACGGCCACGGGCTAGCCACAGCCCGTGATCTGGAGAGCAGCGGCCACCACGTTCACGTAGACTTACAGGCTCACTCCTCCTTTCGTTCCTTCATGCTCTTCCTGTCTCTCTCACTCCATTCAGTTTTTGAGGGTCTTGCTATTGGCCTGCAAAGCACTGACTCGAAG GTACTGGAGATCTGCATCGCTATTCTTGTTCATAAGAGCATCATCGTGTTCAGCCTGTCTGTGAAGCTGGTCCAGAGCACAGTTCACCCACTGTGGGTTGCCGCTTACATCGCAGTGTTTGCCTTGATGTCTCCTTTAGGCATCGCCATTGGCATCGGTGTGATGGAGGCTCAGCTGACAGCCGGACCTCTGATCCAGGCCGTGCTGGAGGGGCTCGCTGCAGGCACGTTTGTTTACATCACTTTCCTGGAGATTCTCCCACATGAGCTGAATTCCCCCGGGAATCAGCTCCTTAAGGTGATGTTCATCCTGTTCGGCTTCACCATCATGGCAGGTTTGACATTTTTGGGTTGA
- the LOC134626585 gene encoding stomatin-like — MAGDNEETALKEARRRERQVTLENTDSDIGFCGWLLVGLSLLLVLLTLPLSIWMCIKIVKEYERAIIFRLGRILRGGAKGPGLFFIVPCTDSFINVDMRTITFDIPPQEVLTKDSVTVSVDGVVYYRVQNATLAVANITNADAATRLLAQTTLRNVLGTKNLAEILSDREEIAHSMQSSLDDATDDWGIKVERVEIKDVKLPLQLQRAMAAEAEASREARAKVIAAEGEMNASRALKEASLVIAESPSALQLRYLQTLNTIAAEKNSTIIFPLPLEMMQGFIKH, encoded by the coding sequence ATGGCTGGCGACAACGAGGAAACCGCCCTGAAAGAAGCCAGGAGACGCGAGCGTCAGGTAACTTTGGAGAATACAGACTCGGACATTGGGTTTTGCGGCTGGCTGCTGGTCggcctctccctcctcctcgtGCTGCTCACCTTGCCCTTATCTATCTGGATGTGCATCAAGATCGTGAAGGAGTACGAGAGGGCCATTATCTTCCGCCTGGGGCGCATTTTGCGCGGTGGAGCCAAAGGACCGGGTTTGTTCTTCATCGTGCCGTGCACCGACAGCTTCATTAACGTGGACATGCGCACCATCACCTTCGACATCCCACCTCAAGAGGTTCTGACCAAAGACTCGGTGACAGTGAGCGTTGATGGCGTGGTCTACTATCGCGTCCAGAATGCTACCCTGGCTGTGGCCAACATCACTAACGCGGATGCAGCCACGCGCCTGCTGGCCCAGACCACCCTGAGGAACGTGCTGGGCACCAAGAACCTGGCCGAGATCCTGTCCGACCGCGAGGAGATCGCGCACAGCATGCAGTCCTCACTGGATGACGCCACGGATGACTGGGGAATCAAGGTGGAGAGGGTGGAGATCAAAGATGTGAAGCTGCCCCTCCAGCTCCAGAGAGCCATGGCGGCTGAGGCAGAGGCGAGTCGCGAGGCCCGAGCCAAGGTGATCGCCGCCGAGGGGGAGATGAACGCGTCGCGGGCGCTCAAGGAGGCTTCCCTGGTGATCGCAGAGTCTCCGTCCGCCCTGCAGCTGCGCTACCTGCAGACCCTCAACACCATCGCTGCCGAGAAGAACTCCACCATCATTTTCCCGCTGCCGCTGGAGATGATGCAGGGCTTCATCAAACACTGA
- the LOC134626599 gene encoding stomatin-like: MAGDNEETALKEARRRERQVTLENTDSDIGFCGWLLVGLSLLLVLLTLPLSIWMCIKIVKEYERAIIFRLGRILRGGAKGPGLFFIVPCTDSFINVDMRTITFDIPPQEVLTKDSVTVSVDGVVYYRVQNATLAVANITNADAATRLLAQTTLRNVLGTKNLAEILSDREEIAHSMQSSLDDATDDWGIKVERVEIKDVKLPLQLQRAMAAEAEASREARAKVIAAEGEMNASRALKEASLVIAESPSALQLRYLQTLNTIAAEKNSTIIFPLPLEMMQGFIKH; this comes from the coding sequence ATGGCTGGCGACAACGAGGAAACCGCCCTGAAAGAAGCCAGGAGACGCGAGCGTCAGGTAACTTTGGAGAATACAGACTCGGACATTGGGTTTTGCGGCTGGCTGCTGGTCggcctctccctcctcctcgtGCTGCTCACCTTGCCCTTATCTATCTGGATGTGCATCAAGATCGTGAAGGAGTACGAGAGGGCCATTATCTTCCGCCTGGGGCGCATTTTGCGCGGTGGAGCCAAAGGACCGGGTTTGTTCTTCATCGTGCCGTGCACCGACAGCTTCATTAACGTGGACATGCGCACCATCACCTTCGACATCCCACCTCAAGAGGTTCTGACCAAAGACTCGGTGACAGTGAGCGTTGATGGCGTGGTCTACTATCGCGTCCAGAATGCTACCCTGGCTGTGGCCAACATCACTAACGCGGATGCAGCCACGCGCCTGCTGGCCCAGACCACCCTGAGGAACGTGCTGGGCACCAAGAACCTGGCCGAGATCCTGTCCGACCGCGAGGAGATCGCGCACAGCATGCAGTCCTCACTGGATGACGCCACGGATGACTGGGGAATCAAGGTGGAGAGGGTGGAGATCAAAGATGTGAAGCTGCCCCTCCAGCTCCAGAGAGCCATGGCGGCTGAGGCAGAGGCGAGTCGCGAGGCCCGAGCCAAGGTGATCGCCGCCGAGGGGGAGATGAACGCGTCGCGGGCGCTCAAGGAGGCTTCCCTGGTGATCGCAGAGTCTCCGTCCGCCCTGCAGCTGCGCTACCTGCAGACCCTCAACACCATCGCTGCCGAGAAGAACTCTACCATCATTTTCCCGCTGCCGCTGGAGATGATGCAGGGCTTCATCAAACACTGA
- the LOC134626610 gene encoding retinaldehyde-binding protein 1-like has protein sequence MATTGTFRMVSEEEQAMRSKLEHLTVKDHGPVFGLCHKLPGHTVQKAKDELNETDERRASSLKDLRALMKERAADGDDLTKLILERFGDKPDSVFLRFLRARKFDVDRAHELMKGYVRFRKEYPELFENLTPEAVRSTVEAGYPVVLPSRDKYGRVVLLFNIDNWDLEEITFDEVLRAYCMIMEKLLENDETQINGFVLIDNFKGFTMQHASGIKPAELKKMVDMLQDSFPARFKAVHVIHQPWYFTTTYNVVKPFMKSKLLERVFVHGDELDNYLKEFDADILPSDFDGKAPVADYQAIATKLFGSEDTAL, from the exons ATGGCTACT ACTGGTACTTTTCGCATGGTGTCAGAGGAGGAGCAAGCAATGAGGTCAAAGCTGGAGCATTTGACCGTGAAGGATCATGGGCCTGTGTTTGGGCTGTGCCACAAACTGCCTGGCCACACTGTGCAAAAG GCGAAGGATGAGCTTAATGAGACAGATGAGAGACGGGCGTCATCACTGAAGGACCTGCGGGCCTTGATGAAAGAGAGGGCAGCCGATGGAGACGACCTGACCAAGCTGATCCTGGAGCGCTTTGGGGACAAACCCGACTCTGTGTTCCTGCGCTTCCTCAGAGCTCGCAAGTTTGACGTCGACAGGGCCCACGAGCTCATGAAAG GTTATGTGCGCTTCAGGAAGGAGTATCCTGAGCTTTTTGAGAACCTGACCCCCGAGGCAGTCCGCAGCACAGTCGAAGCGGGATACCCAGTGGTTCTGCCCAGCAGAGACAAGTATGGTCGCGTGGTCCTGCTCTTTAACATCGACAACTGGGACCTGGAGGAGATCACCTTCGATGAG GTTTTGAGGGCATACTGCATGATCATGGAGAAGCTGCTCGAGAATGACGAGACCCAGATCAATGGATTTGTGCTGATTGATAACTTCAAAGGCTTCACAATGCAGCATGCCTCAGGAATTAAGCCAGCTGAGCTCAAGAAGATGGTGGACATGCTGCAG gACTCGTTCCCAGCCCGTTTCAAGGCAGTTCACGTTATTCACCAGCCTTGGTACTTCACCACTACTTACAATGTGGTTAAACCCTTCATGAAGAGCAAGCTGCTGGAGAGG GTCTTTGTTCATGGTGATGAATTGGACAACTACCTCAAAGAATTCGATGCAGACATCCTGCCTTCAGACTTCGATGGAAAAGCACCGGTGGCCGACTACCAGGCCATCGCCACCAAGCTTTTTGGCTCTGAAGACACCGCTCTCTGA